The following proteins are encoded in a genomic region of Sphingopyxis sp. YF1:
- a CDS encoding DUF969 domain-containing protein, giving the protein MFVLIGIAIIIAGFLLRFNPLLVIMASALATGLAAGLDLTAIIAAFGKAFNDTRYVSIVWIVLPVIGLLEAYGLQQHARSLIDHMRGATLGRLLTSYLLLRQAMAAVGLTSVAGHPQTVRPLVAPMAEAAAEAKNDALTDDQREEVKAFAAATDNIGLFFGEDIFLAIGSILLMKGVLEGYGYQIEPLHFSLWAIPTAIAAFVIHGFRLRRLEQRMAKRGAGA; this is encoded by the coding sequence ATGTTCGTCCTGATCGGCATCGCCATCATCATCGCGGGCTTCCTGCTCCGCTTCAATCCGCTGCTCGTGATCATGGCCTCGGCGCTCGCCACCGGGCTTGCCGCCGGACTCGACCTCACCGCGATCATCGCCGCCTTCGGCAAGGCGTTCAACGACACGCGCTATGTCTCGATCGTCTGGATCGTCCTCCCCGTCATCGGCCTGCTCGAAGCATACGGGCTGCAACAGCATGCGCGCAGCCTGATCGACCACATGAGGGGCGCGACGCTCGGCCGCCTGCTCACCTCCTACCTGCTGCTCCGTCAGGCGATGGCCGCGGTCGGCCTCACCTCGGTCGCAGGCCATCCGCAGACCGTCCGCCCGCTCGTCGCCCCGATGGCGGAGGCGGCCGCCGAAGCGAAAAACGACGCGCTCACCGACGACCAGCGCGAGGAGGTCAAGGCCTTCGCAGCCGCGACCGACAATATCGGCCTCTTCTTCGGCGAGGATATCTTCCTCGCGATCGGCTCGATCCTGCTGATGAAAGGCGTGCTTGAGGGCTATGGGTACCAGATCGAGCCCTTGCATTTCTCGCTGTGGGCAATCCCGACCGCGATCGCCGCCTTCGTGATCCACGGCTTCCGCCTCCGGCGCCTCGAACAGCGGATGGCGAAGCGGGGGGCGGGCGCATGA
- a CDS encoding hydantoinase B/oxoprolinase family protein, with the protein MNRDPRWHIWIDRGGTFTDVVARRPDGTVVTTKYLSEDPARPGDAAINAICDLTGAGSGALPPLAIRMGSTVATNALLEHKGEPTLLAITRGFGDALTIGYQDRPDLFARRLDRPPPPHAMVAEIAERTGPDGTVLAPLDAAQARVALQAARDAGLTSIAIVLMHGYRYPAHEARLAEIASELGFTQISTSHDVSALIKLVGRGDTTLADAYLSPVLHHYVHQFVGQLGDDVDPQFMKSSGGLASASAFHGRDAILSGPAGGIVGMVGSAAPLGKDRLIGFDMGGTSTDVSHYAGRLERDNETIVAGTRIRAPMLRIHTVAAGGGSICRWDGARLLVGPESAGANPGPAAYGRGGPLTVTDCNVLLGKIQPDHFPRLFGPSGDQPLDRDIVVRKFAAMAAEVGNITPEALAEGLLAIAVQQMANAIKRITIARGHDVTQGYSLVGFGGAAGQHVCLVADALGVDEILLHPLAGVLSAYGMGLAKPSAIRERTLALKLEADCAATLSAAEAELSGAARADLSERAETTRETLLFVRLADSDNAIELPFAPPAEVAEAFAAAFRQRFGYAPHDNLVVDRIRIELTETGDTPAALPPASAAAEAEPETVVAWLGGAAHEVPLHQRSALAPGRTMSGPAIIVDALSTTIVEPGWNATVEPEGTLKLVCAPRRKPGSSAIDNAHDSAHSAGQPDPIRLEIFNSLFMAIAEEMGGALQHSASSINIRERLDFSCAIFDRSGSLVANAPHMPVHLGSMGESVRTILRQRSADGRGIKRGDAYALNAPYDGGTHLPDITVIMPVFVAKEDEGSDTPSFFVAARGHHADLGGIAPGSMPPDSRSIADEGILFDNELIVDDGNFCDAEVHAHLTAGDWPARNPALNIADLKAQVAACQRGASALADLSAAHGAATVAAYMAHGQRQAEAAVRQLIAGLGDGQFRYAMDNGAEIAVAVTVDREARNVTIDFTGSSATLPDNFNAPLPVVRAAVLYVLRTMLDDPIPMNEGCLAPVTLIVPADSMLSPSYPAAVVAGNVETSQVITDALFAAFGAMAPAQGTMNNFTFGNDTYQYYETIAGGSGAGPGFDGTSVIQTHMTNSRMTDPEMMETRFPVIVEEFSIRRGSGGSGKWHGGDGATRRIRFREPMAANILANRRRVAPAGLAGGGEAAPGRNWVERADGRVQHLAATDSAELAVGDAFVIETPGGGGFGKAGD; encoded by the coding sequence ATGAATCGCGATCCGCGCTGGCACATCTGGATCGACCGCGGCGGCACCTTCACCGACGTCGTCGCGCGCCGCCCCGACGGCACCGTCGTCACCACAAAATATCTGAGCGAGGATCCCGCGCGCCCGGGCGACGCGGCGATCAATGCGATCTGCGATCTCACCGGCGCGGGCAGCGGCGCGCTTCCCCCGCTCGCGATCCGCATGGGCTCGACCGTCGCGACCAACGCCTTGCTCGAACACAAGGGCGAACCGACGCTGCTCGCGATCACCCGCGGCTTCGGCGACGCGCTCACCATCGGCTATCAGGACCGTCCCGACCTCTTCGCGCGGCGGCTCGACCGCCCCCCGCCCCCGCATGCGATGGTCGCCGAGATCGCCGAGCGCACCGGCCCCGACGGCACCGTCCTGGCCCCGCTCGACGCGGCGCAGGCGCGCGTCGCGCTGCAAGCCGCGCGCGACGCCGGCCTCACCAGCATCGCGATCGTGCTGATGCACGGCTATCGCTACCCCGCACACGAGGCACGCCTTGCCGAAATCGCTTCCGAACTCGGCTTCACGCAAATCTCGACCAGCCATGATGTCAGCGCGCTGATCAAACTCGTCGGGCGCGGTGACACCACCCTCGCCGACGCCTATCTCTCACCCGTCCTCCATCACTATGTACACCAGTTTGTCGGGCAGCTCGGCGACGACGTCGACCCGCAATTCATGAAAAGCTCGGGCGGTCTCGCATCGGCATCGGCCTTCCACGGCCGCGACGCGATCCTCTCGGGCCCCGCGGGCGGCATCGTCGGCATGGTCGGCAGCGCCGCGCCGCTCGGCAAGGACCGGCTGATCGGCTTCGACATGGGCGGCACCTCGACCGACGTCAGCCATTATGCCGGCCGCCTCGAGCGCGATAACGAGACGATCGTCGCGGGCACGCGCATCCGCGCCCCGATGCTGCGCATCCACACGGTGGCCGCGGGGGGTGGCTCGATCTGTCGCTGGGACGGCGCACGCCTGCTCGTCGGCCCCGAAAGCGCGGGTGCCAACCCCGGCCCCGCCGCCTATGGCCGCGGCGGGCCATTGACGGTCACCGACTGCAACGTGCTGCTGGGAAAAATCCAGCCCGATCACTTTCCTAGGCTCTTCGGCCCGAGCGGCGACCAGCCGCTCGACCGCGACATTGTCGTCCGCAAATTCGCCGCGATGGCCGCGGAGGTCGGTAATATCACCCCCGAAGCGCTCGCCGAGGGTCTGCTCGCGATCGCGGTCCAGCAGATGGCGAACGCGATCAAGCGCATCACGATCGCGCGCGGCCATGACGTCACCCAAGGCTACAGCCTCGTCGGGTTCGGCGGCGCCGCGGGCCAGCATGTGTGTCTCGTCGCCGACGCACTCGGGGTCGACGAGATATTGCTCCACCCGCTCGCTGGGGTGCTCTCCGCCTATGGCATGGGCCTCGCCAAGCCCTCGGCGATCCGCGAGCGCACGCTGGCGCTCAAGCTCGAGGCCGATTGCGCGGCCACCCTCTCCGCCGCGGAAGCCGAACTGTCGGGCGCGGCCCGCGCCGACCTATCGGAGCGCGCCGAAACGACGCGCGAAACGCTGCTGTTCGTGCGCCTCGCCGACAGCGACAATGCGATCGAACTCCCGTTCGCGCCGCCCGCCGAGGTCGCAGAGGCCTTCGCCGCCGCCTTCCGCCAGCGCTTCGGCTATGCCCCGCACGACAATCTGGTCGTCGACCGCATCCGCATCGAACTGACCGAGACGGGCGACACGCCCGCCGCCCTGCCCCCGGCATCGGCCGCAGCCGAAGCCGAACCCGAAACCGTCGTCGCCTGGCTCGGCGGCGCGGCGCACGAGGTTCCGCTCCACCAGCGCAGCGCCCTTGCCCCCGGCCGCACCATGTCCGGCCCCGCGATCATCGTCGACGCGCTTTCGACGACGATCGTCGAGCCGGGCTGGAACGCGACGGTCGAGCCGGAAGGGACGTTGAAACTCGTATGTGCTCCCCGGCGAAAGCCGGGGTCCAGCGCAATCGACAACGCGCACGACAGCGCGCATTCCGCTGGCCAACCCGACCCGATCCGCCTCGAAATCTTCAACAGCCTGTTCATGGCGATCGCCGAGGAAATGGGCGGCGCGCTCCAGCACAGCGCCTCGTCGATCAACATCCGCGAGCGGCTCGATTTCTCCTGCGCGATCTTCGATCGCAGCGGCAGCCTCGTCGCCAACGCGCCGCACATGCCGGTGCATCTGGGTTCGATGGGCGAGAGCGTCCGCACCATCCTCCGCCAGCGGTCCGCCGACGGGCGCGGCATCAAACGCGGCGACGCCTATGCGCTCAACGCCCCCTATGACGGCGGCACCCACCTCCCCGACATCACCGTCATCATGCCGGTGTTCGTGGCCAAAGAAGATGAGGGCAGCGACACCCCGAGCTTCTTCGTCGCCGCGCGCGGGCACCACGCCGATCTCGGCGGCATCGCCCCCGGCTCGATGCCCCCCGACAGTCGCAGCATCGCCGACGAAGGTATACTCTTCGACAATGAGCTGATCGTCGACGACGGCAATTTCTGCGACGCCGAGGTCCACGCGCACCTCACCGCGGGTGACTGGCCCGCGCGCAACCCCGCGCTCAACATCGCCGATCTGAAGGCGCAGGTCGCCGCCTGCCAGCGCGGCGCCAGCGCGCTTGCCGACCTCAGCGCCGCGCACGGTGCCGCGACGGTCGCCGCCTATATGGCGCACGGCCAGCGGCAGGCCGAAGCCGCGGTGCGCCAGCTCATCGCGGGCCTGGGCGACGGCCAGTTCCGCTACGCGATGGACAATGGCGCCGAGATCGCGGTCGCCGTGACGGTTGACCGCGAAGCACGCAACGTCACCATCGACTTCACCGGTTCGAGCGCCACCCTCCCCGACAATTTCAACGCACCGCTCCCCGTCGTCCGCGCCGCCGTTCTCTATGTGCTTCGCACCATGCTCGACGACCCGATCCCGATGAACGAGGGCTGCCTCGCCCCCGTCACCTTGATCGTCCCCGCGGACTCGATGCTCAGCCCCAGCTATCCCGCCGCGGTCGTTGCAGGCAATGTGGAGACGAGCCAGGTCATCACCGACGCGTTGTTCGCCGCCTTCGGCGCGATGGCCCCGGCGCAGGGCACGATGAACAATTTCACCTTCGGTAACGATACGTACCAATATTATGAAACGATCGCCGGCGGCTCGGGCGCTGGCCCCGGCTTTGACGGCACCAGCGTTATCCAGACGCACATGACCAACAGCCGCATGACCGACCCCGAAATGATGGAGACGCGTTTTCCCGTCATCGTCGAGGAATTTTCGATCCGCCGGGGCTCCGGCGGTTCCGGGAAATGGCACGGCGGCGACGGTGCGACCCGCCGCATCCGTTTCCGCGAACCGATGGCCGCGAACATCCTTGCCAACCGCCGCAGGGTCGCCCCCGCGGGCCTCGCTGGCGGGGGTGAAGCCGCGCCTGGCCGCAATTGGGTCGAGCGAGCCGACGGACGGGTCCAACATCTCGCCGCCACCGACAGCGCCGAGCTTGCAGTGGGCGACGCCTTCGTGATCGAGACGCCGGGTGGCGGAGGCTTTGGAAAAGCGGGGGACTGA
- a CDS encoding DUF979 domain-containing protein: MITLGFVYFLAGLTFAAFAALGLADRSNPKRFGNAAFWSLLALSMLAGNHLGDFGNGLLVLALVAIAGTGQIGRVPGGDVPAETQAERAAKHGPFLLLVALIIPAAALAGTFLFKWVPGLADPKQATLISLAIGVLIALAVGMARLKPPPLLPLQQGRRLLDAVGWAAILPQMLASLGAVFALAGVGEVVGTLIGTAIPAGSLFGATLAFGLGMALFTMVMGNAFAAFPVMMAAVGLPLLIRQYDGDPAVVAAIGMLAGFCGTLMTPMAANFNLVPAALLELKNPYGVIRAQIGTALPLLAVNILFIWLFAF, encoded by the coding sequence ATGATCACGCTCGGCTTCGTCTATTTCCTCGCGGGCCTCACCTTCGCGGCCTTCGCGGCGCTCGGCCTGGCCGACCGCAGCAATCCGAAGCGCTTCGGCAATGCCGCCTTCTGGAGCCTGCTCGCGCTGTCGATGCTCGCTGGAAATCATCTCGGCGACTTCGGCAACGGCCTGCTCGTCCTCGCACTCGTCGCGATTGCTGGCACCGGCCAGATCGGGCGCGTGCCCGGCGGCGACGTTCCGGCCGAAACACAGGCCGAACGCGCCGCGAAGCACGGTCCCTTCCTGCTCCTCGTCGCGCTGATCATCCCCGCCGCCGCGCTCGCGGGGACCTTCCTGTTCAAATGGGTCCCAGGCCTCGCCGACCCCAAGCAGGCGACCTTGATCTCACTCGCGATCGGCGTCCTCATCGCGCTCGCGGTCGGCATGGCGCGGCTGAAGCCCCCGCCTTTGCTCCCGCTCCAGCAGGGGCGCCGCCTCCTCGACGCGGTCGGCTGGGCGGCGATCCTGCCGCAGATGCTCGCCAGCCTCGGCGCGGTGTTCGCGCTCGCCGGGGTCGGCGAAGTCGTCGGCACCCTCATCGGCACCGCGATCCCCGCGGGCAGCCTGTTCGGCGCGACGCTCGCCTTCGGGCTCGGCATGGCGCTGTTCACGATGGTGATGGGCAACGCCTTCGCCGCCTTCCCGGTGATGATGGCGGCGGTCGGCCTGCCGCTGCTGATCAGGCAATATGACGGCGATCCCGCGGTCGTCGCGGCGATCGGCATGCTCGCGGGCTTCTGCGGCACGCTGATGACCCCGATGGCGGCGAACTTCAACCTCGTCCCCGCAGCGCTGCTCGAACTCAAAAACCCCTATGGCGTGATCCGCGCGCAGATCGGTACCGCGCTGCCGCTGCTCGCGGTGAACATCCTCTTCATCTGGCTGTTTGCATTCTGA
- a CDS encoding DUF2891 domain-containing protein, with protein MTQLTPDHATRFATATLSHLGREYPYKMDLVLNDPEDAKPPREHHPIFHGSFDWHSCVHGWWQILRLARRFPDLPVAADIRARADAMLVPDKVAGELAFLARPYAAGFERPYGWAWLLALHAEAERHDAPWAAALEPLALAFAARFHAFLPKLTYPLRVGTHFNIAFALLLARHWTETRDADLVALIDTRARDWFGHDRDCQAWEPGGDEFLSSALTEAHLMAAVLGSEFTGWFDAFLPRAAQQQPATLFTPASVSDRSDGKIAHLDGLNLSRAWSWRAIASALGPAHPTAPIAEDAAQHHLAAALPHVTGDCMGEHWLASFALLALDGF; from the coding sequence ATGACCCAGCTCACCCCCGATCATGCCACGCGCTTCGCGACCGCGACCCTGTCGCACCTCGGCCGCGAATATCCGTACAAGATGGACCTCGTCCTGAACGACCCCGAGGATGCGAAGCCCCCGCGCGAGCATCACCCGATCTTCCACGGCAGTTTCGACTGGCATAGCTGCGTCCATGGCTGGTGGCAGATCCTCCGCCTCGCGCGCCGCTTCCCCGATCTGCCCGTCGCCGCTGACATCCGCGCGCGCGCCGACGCCATGCTCGTCCCCGACAAGGTCGCGGGCGAACTCGCCTTCCTCGCGCGTCCCTATGCGGCAGGCTTCGAACGTCCCTATGGCTGGGCGTGGCTCCTCGCGCTCCACGCCGAGGCCGAGCGTCACGACGCGCCATGGGCGGCCGCGCTCGAACCGCTCGCGCTCGCTTTCGCCGCGCGCTTCCACGCCTTCCTGCCCAAGCTCACCTACCCGCTGCGCGTCGGCACCCATTTCAACATCGCCTTCGCGCTCCTCCTCGCACGCCACTGGACCGAAACCCGCGACGCCGATCTCGTCGCGCTGATCGACACCCGCGCCCGCGACTGGTTCGGGCACGATCGCGACTGTCAGGCGTGGGAGCCCGGCGGCGACGAATTCCTCTCCTCGGCGCTCACCGAAGCGCATCTGATGGCTGCCGTCCTCGGCAGCGAATTCACCGGCTGGTTCGACGCCTTCCTCCCGCGCGCCGCGCAGCAGCAACCCGCGACGCTCTTCACCCCCGCCTCGGTCTCTGACCGCAGCGACGGCAAGATCGCGCATCTCGACGGCCTCAACCTCAGCCGTGCGTGGAGCTGGCGCGCGATCGCCTCCGCGCTCGGCCCGGCACACCCCACCGCGCCCATCGCCGAGGATGCGGCGCAGCACCACCTCGCCGCCGCCCTCCCCCACGTCACCGGCGACTGTATGGGCGAACACTGGCTCGCGAGCTTCGCTTTGCTCGCCCTCGACGGGTTCTAG
- a CDS encoding nucleotidyltransferase family protein, whose protein sequence is MTERAALARLLLDMLAKTRTVDRAALAALSDGAWETIADMAKQHRLAPLLHRQMADRGADWPVPADLRARWTRGWRAASERSLSVQQALIAVGGIADRAGLPWAALKGAWLAWQAYPHPAMRPMRDIDLLLSEEDALRLFALMQDAGAAAGPVSHTPVDYARAHHKHLPPLHWGPRHIAFEIHWRLSNPAPGEDRAAVAATTAGLLARRMRARMGPAEIAYLDPTDTLLHLVVHAAYGRQPFDNGPQLLPDIAGAVRAATIDWPRFWRVADAQGWAGGARLIFALTAKYMGPLAGAGVEVARVPGALIAKAEALMLQDMDARAERGFATYMAEADGAGGRAALLLRRAFPPRHIVAHYAGVPVGDWRVWPAYPLRMADNAWQWLRRRGDAGLDAEVDDMRAMRAWLGTGKS, encoded by the coding sequence CGATCGCCGACATGGCGAAGCAGCACCGTCTTGCCCCTCTGCTGCACCGCCAGATGGCGGATCGCGGCGCCGACTGGCCGGTACCCGCCGACTTGCGGGCGCGCTGGACGCGCGGCTGGCGCGCGGCGAGCGAACGGTCGCTGAGCGTCCAGCAGGCGCTGATCGCGGTCGGCGGAATCGCCGATCGGGCGGGGCTGCCGTGGGCCGCACTCAAGGGCGCGTGGCTCGCGTGGCAGGCCTATCCGCACCCCGCGATGCGGCCGATGCGCGACATCGACCTTTTGCTGAGCGAAGAGGATGCGCTGCGCCTGTTTGCGTTGATGCAGGACGCCGGCGCGGCGGCGGGTCCGGTGTCGCACACCCCGGTCGATTATGCGCGCGCGCACCACAAGCATTTGCCGCCGCTGCACTGGGGACCGCGCCATATCGCGTTCGAAATCCACTGGCGCCTGTCGAACCCGGCGCCGGGCGAGGATCGCGCGGCGGTGGCGGCGACCACCGCCGGACTGCTCGCGCGGCGCATGCGCGCGCGCATGGGGCCGGCCGAGATCGCCTATCTGGACCCCACCGACACGCTGCTGCATCTGGTCGTGCACGCGGCCTATGGACGCCAGCCGTTCGATAACGGGCCGCAACTGCTGCCCGACATCGCGGGCGCGGTGCGCGCGGCGACGATCGACTGGCCGCGCTTCTGGCGCGTGGCGGACGCGCAGGGCTGGGCGGGCGGCGCGCGGCTGATTTTCGCTTTGACCGCGAAATATATGGGGCCGCTGGCAGGCGCGGGTGTCGAAGTCGCGCGGGTGCCTGGTGCGCTGATCGCCAAGGCCGAAGCGCTGATGCTGCAGGACATGGACGCGCGCGCCGAGCGCGGCTTTGCGACGTACATGGCCGAAGCCGACGGGGCCGGCGGCCGCGCCGCGCTGTTGCTGCGGCGCGCCTTTCCGCCGCGTCACATCGTCGCGCATTATGCCGGGGTGCCGGTGGGCGACTGGCGCGTATGGCCGGCCTATCCGCTGCGCATGGCCGACAATGCCTGGCAATGGCTGCGCCGGCGCGGCGATGCCGGGCTGGACGCCGAGGTGGACGACATGCGCGCGATGCGCGCCTGGCTGGGCACCGGGAAGTCCTAG
- a CDS encoding magnesium and cobalt transport protein CorA: protein MPIMAARHYNNGQLVRELGPDDIVSDNCDADDFFWLGLYEPTPGELEAIAKRFGLHPLAVEDALKANQLPKVEAYGDQLFVIARTANLEGDTIEPGETAIFAGPHFLVSVRHGSARTHTAVRSRLESLPAKLAHGPDYVLYAILDFIIDGYFPVIDAIEDRMLLLEESVMDTPLDAVEIRHLYAQRHEIIRFQRLVGLMKEVAGRLATDDDLPNIDAAVRPFFRDIWDHVQRAEFRLTSLRDIAASVIETNGLLEQQRQGVITRQLAAWAAILAVPTAIAGIYGMNFDFMPELGWKLGYPYALGLIFGGSALVFWRFKHIGWL, encoded by the coding sequence ATGCCGATCATGGCCGCCCGCCACTACAACAATGGCCAGCTCGTGCGCGAGCTCGGTCCCGACGACATCGTCTCCGACAATTGCGACGCCGACGACTTCTTCTGGCTCGGCCTCTACGAACCGACGCCCGGCGAACTCGAGGCCATCGCGAAGCGCTTCGGCCTTCATCCGCTCGCGGTCGAGGATGCGCTGAAGGCGAACCAGCTGCCCAAGGTCGAGGCCTATGGCGACCAGCTCTTCGTCATCGCGCGCACCGCCAACCTCGAAGGCGACACGATCGAGCCCGGCGAGACCGCGATCTTCGCGGGACCGCACTTCCTCGTCAGCGTCCGCCACGGCTCGGCGCGTACCCACACGGCCGTGCGCTCGCGGCTCGAAAGCCTGCCCGCCAAGCTCGCGCACGGCCCCGACTATGTCCTCTATGCGATCCTCGATTTCATCATCGACGGCTATTTCCCGGTCATCGACGCAATCGAGGACCGGATGCTGCTGCTTGAGGAAAGCGTGATGGACACCCCGCTCGACGCAGTCGAAATCCGCCATCTCTACGCCCAGCGGCACGAGATCATCCGCTTCCAGCGGCTCGTCGGCCTGATGAAGGAAGTCGCGGGGCGGCTCGCGACCGACGACGACCTGCCCAATATCGACGCCGCGGTGCGCCCCTTCTTTCGCGACATATGGGATCATGTCCAGCGCGCCGAATTCCGCCTGACCAGTCTGCGCGACATCGCAGCTTCGGTGATCGAGACCAACGGGCTGCTCGAACAGCAGCGCCAGGGCGTCATCACCCGCCAGCTCGCCGCTTGGGCCGCGATCCTCGCGGTGCCGACCGCGATCGCCGGCATCTACGGCATGAACTTCGACTTCATGCCCGAACTCGGCTGGAAACTCGGCTACCCCTACGCGCTCGGGCTGATCTTCGGCGGCTCGGCGCTTGTCTTCTGGCGCTTCAAGCATATCGGCTGGCTGTAG
- a CDS encoding CHASE domain-containing protein, which yields MGLLVRFVGLVILIATLIAAAASFFYNQAQEADQASRVAMQVNMRLRDHVGVLEGVRALYQSDTAASGPGIRAYLAALQPNVHSPGMEGVGIAAAMRAGAPAGLEAQLRTNYGRDIQIWPTTTNQPISFGVVLVEPYTPRRNVALGFDMYSEPVRREAMRRAWQTGRPAASGIVHLAQERAAQHKQPGFLIYVPVYARAATPPPAASKSVPPATPTDAPTDAPTVATAPGARPIEAFVYAPFRTHDLMTAVLGEQLKTMDGVEVRAGQGPSAPLVFRHGRIGWDSHEQKLRVADRQWTIRISYGRFIDRLGRPLGILLFGIALAVLATQLHRLQRRRIDAAQALAEEQARHAEDRELMMGEMAHRMKNAFARIGALARITLRESDSLADFETKFDGRMRALSDAKQMLVTGAHDTVDLGQILRRELELGGLAADQLAAVTGPDVRLDDEGAQALSLAVHEFVTNSIKYGALGGTGDLQVRWTRESDDVELRWVEAGLAAAPDVANESFGTRFIRSLIERQLKGSWMREASDNRLTIVIRWPDQGPMS from the coding sequence ATGGGACTTCTGGTCCGCTTCGTTGGGCTGGTGATCCTGATCGCAACGCTGATCGCCGCCGCCGCCAGCTTCTTCTACAACCAGGCGCAGGAAGCCGATCAAGCCAGCCGCGTCGCGATGCAAGTCAACATGCGCCTGCGCGACCATGTCGGCGTGCTCGAGGGTGTCCGCGCCCTCTACCAGTCCGACACCGCGGCGAGCGGCCCCGGTATCCGCGCCTATCTCGCCGCGCTCCAGCCCAATGTCCATTCGCCGGGCATGGAAGGGGTAGGCATCGCCGCGGCGATGCGCGCCGGCGCGCCCGCTGGGCTTGAAGCGCAGCTGCGCACCAACTACGGCCGCGACATCCAGATCTGGCCCACGACGACAAACCAGCCCATCAGCTTCGGCGTCGTGCTCGTCGAACCCTATACGCCGCGCCGCAACGTCGCGCTTGGCTTCGACATGTACAGCGAACCGGTACGACGCGAGGCGATGCGCCGCGCCTGGCAAACAGGACGTCCGGCCGCGAGCGGTATCGTCCACCTCGCACAGGAACGCGCAGCCCAGCACAAGCAGCCGGGTTTCCTCATCTATGTCCCGGTCTATGCCCGCGCCGCTACGCCCCCGCCAGCGGCCTCCAAATCAGTTCCTCCCGCCACACCGACCGACGCGCCGACTGATGCGCCGACCGTCGCCACCGCCCCCGGCGCACGGCCGATCGAAGCGTTCGTCTATGCGCCCTTCCGCACTCACGACCTGATGACGGCGGTGCTAGGCGAACAGTTGAAGACGATGGACGGGGTCGAGGTCCGCGCCGGGCAGGGTCCGTCGGCGCCGCTCGTATTCCGACACGGCCGCATCGGCTGGGATTCCCACGAACAAAAGCTCCGCGTCGCCGACCGCCAATGGACAATTCGCATTTCCTACGGCCGCTTCATCGACCGGCTCGGCCGCCCGCTTGGCATCCTGCTCTTCGGCATTGCGCTCGCCGTACTCGCGACGCAACTCCACCGGCTGCAGCGGCGGCGGATCGATGCCGCGCAGGCCCTCGCCGAAGAGCAGGCACGCCACGCCGAAGACCGCGAACTGATGATGGGCGAAATGGCGCACAGGATGAAAAACGCCTTCGCGCGCATCGGCGCGCTGGCGCGCATCACGCTGCGCGAATCGGACAGCCTCGCGGATTTCGAAACCAAATTCGACGGGCGTATGCGCGCGCTGTCGGACGCAAAGCAGATGCTCGTCACCGGCGCGCACGATACCGTCGATCTCGGGCAGATCCTCCGCCGCGAACTCGAACTCGGCGGTCTCGCGGCTGATCAACTCGCGGCAGTGACCGGCCCCGATGTCCGTCTCGACGACGAAGGTGCACAGGCGCTATCGCTCGCGGTCCACGAATTCGTCACCAACAGCATAAAATATGGTGCGCTCGGCGGCACCGGCGATCTCCAAGTCCGTTGGACACGCGAGTCCGATGACGTCGAACTGCGCTGGGTCGAGGCCGGTCTCGCCGCCGCCCCCGACGTCGCGAACGAAAGTTTCGGCACCCGCTTCATCCGGTCGCTGATCGAACGGCAATTGAAAGGAAGCTGGATGCGCGAAGCGTCGGACAACCGCCTGACGATCGTCATCCGTTGGCCCGATCAGGGCCCGATGAGCTGA
- a CDS encoding glutathione S-transferase family protein, which yields MIIYGSVVSPFVRKLLGYLGEKGVAFELKGVGIGDPDPGFRAASPLGKMPAMDDDGFRLADSSAIIQYLEAKYPEPALIPADPRARGQVIWWEEFGDTVFAACSGKMFFNRIVAPKFLGREGDLAAATLAESEELPKLLDYLEGAIPDSGYLVGDRLTLADLAVASPLMNFRHCGAAVDPAEHPRIAAWSTAILSRPSMAPWIEKEERMMAKVLAA from the coding sequence ATGATCATATACGGTTCGGTGGTGTCGCCCTTCGTGCGCAAATTGCTCGGTTATCTGGGTGAGAAGGGGGTTGCGTTCGAATTGAAGGGCGTCGGTATCGGCGATCCCGACCCCGGCTTCCGGGCGGCTTCGCCGCTCGGCAAGATGCCCGCGATGGATGACGATGGTTTCCGGCTCGCCGATTCGAGCGCGATCATCCAGTATCTGGAGGCGAAATATCCCGAGCCTGCCCTGATTCCCGCCGACCCGCGGGCGCGCGGGCAGGTGATCTGGTGGGAGGAGTTTGGCGATACGGTATTCGCGGCGTGCAGCGGCAAGATGTTCTTCAACCGCATCGTCGCCCCGAAATTTCTCGGCCGCGAGGGCGACCTCGCCGCCGCGACGCTCGCCGAAAGCGAAGAACTGCCGAAGCTACTCGACTATCTGGAAGGCGCGATCCCCGATTCGGGGTATCTGGTCGGCGATCGGCTGACGCTTGCCGACCTTGCGGTCGCGTCGCCGCTGATGAATTTCCGCCACTGCGGCGCAGCCGTCGATCCCGCGGAGCACCCCCGGATCGCGGCGTGGAGCACGGCGATCCTGTCGCGGCCGAGCATGGCGCCGTGGATCGAAAAGGAAGAGCGGATGATGGCGAAGGTGCTGGCCGCCTGA